In the Rhodospirillaceae bacterium genome, ATGTAGCACCGGTCAATGATGCGCCGGTTCTCGAAGGTGATGGAACCCTTGAAGTTGAAGCCGGTGGTACGACGACGGTTACGAGTGAAGACTTCAACGTGACCGATGTCGATAATGATCCGTCTGAAATCACCTATACAGTCACCGATGAGCCCGACCATGGAACGCTGTTCTTGGACGGCGAAGCGTTGGATGAAGACGACATCTTTACTCAAGAGGACGTCGACAATGGTCTCCTGCAATACACGGCAGACGAGGCTGGATTTAGCTGGGCTGAAAACACCCCGTCTTGGGACGAAGGTGGTGCGCCTATTGACCAGAGTAATCTGACGGTGCCGGAAACTGCAGAAGGTGTCACCGTTGTGTTCGAAGGCGAAGATGCTGGATTCCATAACACGGTCGGCTGGTACAAGCTGGACGAAAACGGCGATCCCATGGAACCACAAGTGCTGTTCGTGGATGCATCGGAAGATGGAAACACCCTGGAGAAGGGTACAGAGATCACCCTTGAAGGGCTTGAACCTGGCGAACAGTTTGGTTTCTTCGTGATCCAAGACGGTGCAAATAAATACCCCAACTTGGCAGAAGCTGTCGAAGCTGGCGTGCCGTTGAATTTTGATGAGAACGGCAACATCACGTTTGAGACCAGCGCCCTCGAAGGCACCGATGACAACGATGTTCTAACGGGCGGATTGGGCGCTGATATTATCGACGGCGGCGACGGCGATGATACCATTATCGGCGGTAGCGACGACGACTACCTGTACGGCGGCGAAGGCGATGATGTGCTGTCTGGTGGTTCCGGCGATGACATTATTGATGGCGGTCGGGATGACGACACGCTGATCCTGTCCGGCAACTTGGAAGATTACATCATCACCCGCGCGGGCGGCACCTTCACCATCGAAGACACCCGTGAAGACGGCGATGGTACGGACCGGGTTGAACACGTCGAAGAATTTGAATTCGCTGATCAGACTCTGTCGAAGGATGATTTGAGAGACGAAGCGGAGAATCTCGAACAACGCGGTAACCGGGGTGACAATGAACTTACCGGAACCGATGGCGACGATAAGCTTAAGGGTGACCGGGGCGACGACGAACTCAGTGGCGGCGACGGCTTCGATCAGTTGGACGGCGGTAGGGACGACGATATCCTGATCGGCGGCGCGGGAGATGATGAAATCAAGGGCGGCTCCGGTGATGATACTGCCGTATTCTCTGGTGACCTGTCCGATTACTCCATCACCCAAGACGGCGATAGCTTCTTCGTTTCAGACAATCGCGAAAATGGCGATGGCA is a window encoding:
- a CDS encoding DUF4114 domain-containing protein, translated to TDTLQLSNSYDDYSISFDGDQMIVSGPEGVDTVTGVEMLEFADGTLAVEDIGLEPVVSLSTFGGDEDTAIAIDIGVDVINPFEEVATVSISGVPEGSDLSAGTDNGGGNWTLTAGDLEGLTVTPPEDFFGQLDLSVSATSTEGVSSVNAPLAVDVAPVNDAPVLEGDGTLEVEAGGTTTVTSEDFNVTDVDNDPSEITYTVTDEPDHGTLFLDGEALDEDDIFTQEDVDNGLLQYTADEAGFSWAENTPSWDEGGAPIDQSNLTVPETAEGVTVVFEGEDAGFHNTVGWYKLDENGDPMEPQVLFVDASEDGNTLEKGTEITLEGLEPGEQFGFFVIQDGANKYPNLAEAVEAGVPLNFDENGNITFETSALEGTDDNDVLTGGLGADIIDGGDGDDTIIGGSDDDYLYGGEGDDVLSGGSGDDIIDGGRDDDTLILSGNLEDYIITRAGGTFTIEDTREDGDGTDRVEHVEEFEFADQTLSKDDLRDEAENLEQRGNRGDNELTGTDGDDKLKGDRGDDELSGGDGFDQLDGGRDDDILIGGAGDDEIKGGSGDDTAVFSGDLSDYSITQDGDSFFVSDNRENGDGTDEVKEVESFQFNDQTVSKDDMEDIAEEVSDDEPTSITIEASDIFYTGDSLNPDGVNHAISGTNDDGNLMIGFEDLTGGGDNDFNDVTISVKYEGVDDGASDTFGIKANDGEDDLQENDGTDGGYSVTDGEAAVSVVIDPNSMG